CTGGCCCTCCCCCGGCAAGCAGAACACCGGGAAGATCCACGGATCAGCGCTCGGCGCCGATGAGCTCAAGGCCACAAAGGAAGTGCTGGGATTCGACCCCGAGCAGACCTTCGTGGTCGATGAGAACGTCCTGACCCGCACGCGCGAGCTCGTCCAGCGCGGCGCAGAGGCGCACGCGGCCTGGCAGAAGGACTTCGATGCATGGGCTACGGCCAACCCGGACCGCAAGGCGCTTCTGGACCGGCTCGAGGCCAAGGAGCTCCCCGAGGGCATCGCCGATGCGCTTCCGGTCTTCGAAGCGGGCAAGGACGTCTCCACGCGCGCGGCATCCGGCACCGTCATCAATGCGCTCGCGGCCGAGCTGCCCGAACTCTGGGGCGGTTCCGCCGACCTCGCCGAGTCGAACCTGACCACCATCAAGGACGCGAAGTCGTTCATCCCAGCCGAGTGGTCCACCCACGAATGGTCTGGTGACCCGTACGGGCGCGTCCTGCACTTCGGCATCCGCGAGCACGCGATGGGCGCGATCGTCAACGGCATCAAGCTGCACGGACCCACCCGGCCCTTCGGCGGGACGTTCCTGATCTTCAGCGACTACATGCGCCCGCCGGTGCGCCTCGCGGCCCTCATGAACATCCCGTCGATCTTCGTGTGGACCCACGACTCGGTCGCGCTTGGAGAAGACGGCCCCACACACCAGCCGATCGAGCAGCTGGCCACGCTCCGGGCCATCCCCAACTTCACCGTGGTCCGTCCCGGTGACGCCGCCGAGACGGCCGTGGTGTGGCTGGAGATGCTCCGCCGGCATGCCGGCCCGTCCGGCATCGCGTTGACCCGGCAGAACATCCCCGTGTTCGAGCGCGGGAACGGCGAAGCATCCGGTGAGGCGTTCGCCTCGGCGGACCTCGCAGCCCGCGGTGCGTACGTGCTCGCGGAGTCGCCGACCGGCACCACCGACGTGATCCTGATCGCCACCGGCTCCGAGGTGCAGCTGGCCGTCGCCGCGCGCGAGACGCTCGCCGCGGACGGCATCGGAGCACGCGTGGTGTCCGCGCCGAGCCTCGAGTGGTTCGACCAGCAGGACGCGGCGTACCGCGAGTCGGTGCTGCCGGCATCCGTCAC
This portion of the Microbacterium pygmaeum genome encodes:
- the tkt gene encoding transketolase, translated to MSDLRWDEIDRRAVDTARVLAADAVEKVGNGHPGTAMSLAPLAYLLYQRVLRHDPSDTHWLGRDRFILSAGHSSLTQYVQLYLGGFGLELDDLKALRTWGSKTPGHPEYGHTDGVEITTGPLGQGLASAVGFAYAARYERGLFDPDAAPGTSPFDHRIYVIAGDGDLQEGVTSEASSLAGHQELGNLIAFYDSNQISIEDDTNVAFTEDVAKRYEAYGWHVQTVDWKKTGQYVEDVAELHAAIEAAQGETWKPSIIILKTIIGWPSPGKQNTGKIHGSALGADELKATKEVLGFDPEQTFVVDENVLTRTRELVQRGAEAHAAWQKDFDAWATANPDRKALLDRLEAKELPEGIADALPVFEAGKDVSTRAASGTVINALAAELPELWGGSADLAESNLTTIKDAKSFIPAEWSTHEWSGDPYGRVLHFGIREHAMGAIVNGIKLHGPTRPFGGTFLIFSDYMRPPVRLAALMNIPSIFVWTHDSVALGEDGPTHQPIEQLATLRAIPNFTVVRPGDAAETAVVWLEMLRRHAGPSGIALTRQNIPVFERGNGEASGEAFASADLAARGAYVLAESPTGTTDVILIATGSEVQLAVAARETLAADGIGARVVSAPSLEWFDQQDAAYRESVLPASVTARVSVEAGIAMPWLHLVGGKGRTVSIEHFGASADYKTLFEKFGITAEAVVEAAHATIKENNA